A stretch of the Acidobacteriota bacterium genome encodes the following:
- the accC gene encoding acetyl-CoA carboxylase biotin carboxylase subunit yields the protein MSAPFRKILVANRGEIAVRVARACREMGIATVAVFSDADRDSLHVRYADEAYPIGPPAPAESYLRIDTLLEVARRSGAEAIHPGYGFLSENPNFAEACGKAGVIFIGPPARAMEMMGNKIEARRIMKAASVPITPGSAGAVTSAAEVRKIAGEIGYPILIKAAAGGGGRGMRVVRAAGEIESALTACRSEAEAAFGDSSVYVERYAEKVRHIEVQVLADAKGNTVHLGERECSIQRRHQKLIEESPSPAIDDSSRARLCEAAVRACEAIGYRSAGTVEFLADGEGGFSFMEVNARLQVEHPVTEMVTGIDLVKAQIRIAAGEALALRQDEIRIRGASIECRLCAEDPDNHFLPSPGRIDRLRAPGGPGVRDDSGVYEGYVMPPHYDSLFAKLIVWGETRLAAIERMRRALDEYVVEGIPTTLPFHRRVMSDARFVDGDLHTRFIEGLNGRSPHAGSQAPDRALDLAAIAVALAKESGARRMSAEAERKGRGLSSGWRQAGRRRQMDDRL from the coding sequence ATGTCGGCTCCCTTCCGCAAGATTCTCGTCGCGAACCGGGGGGAGATCGCCGTCCGCGTGGCGCGCGCGTGCCGCGAGATGGGGATCGCGACGGTGGCCGTCTTCTCCGACGCCGATCGCGACAGCCTCCACGTGCGCTACGCCGACGAGGCGTACCCCATCGGCCCGCCGGCCCCCGCCGAGAGCTACCTCCGCATCGACACCCTTCTCGAAGTCGCCCGCCGCTCGGGGGCCGAGGCGATCCATCCCGGTTACGGATTCCTGTCGGAGAACCCGAACTTCGCCGAGGCCTGCGGGAAGGCGGGGGTGATCTTCATCGGCCCGCCGGCGCGCGCCATGGAGATGATGGGGAACAAGATCGAAGCCCGCCGGATCATGAAGGCCGCCTCCGTGCCGATCACTCCCGGCTCTGCCGGCGCCGTGACGAGCGCGGCGGAGGTCCGGAAGATCGCCGGCGAGATCGGCTACCCGATTCTCATCAAGGCTGCGGCGGGGGGCGGCGGGCGAGGCATGCGCGTCGTCCGGGCGGCGGGCGAGATCGAGTCGGCGCTGACCGCCTGCCGATCGGAGGCGGAAGCCGCCTTCGGCGATTCGAGCGTCTACGTCGAGCGGTACGCGGAGAAGGTCCGGCACATCGAGGTCCAGGTTCTCGCGGACGCGAAGGGGAACACCGTGCATCTGGGAGAGCGGGAGTGCTCGATCCAGCGCCGGCACCAGAAGCTCATCGAGGAGTCTCCATCTCCCGCGATCGACGATTCCTCCCGCGCCCGCCTCTGCGAAGCGGCGGTCCGCGCCTGCGAGGCGATCGGGTACCGGTCGGCGGGCACCGTCGAGTTCCTCGCCGACGGCGAGGGGGGCTTCTCGTTCATGGAGGTCAACGCGAGGCTCCAGGTGGAGCATCCGGTCACCGAGATGGTGACGGGGATCGATCTCGTGAAGGCGCAGATCCGGATCGCCGCCGGCGAGGCGCTGGCTCTCCGCCAGGACGAGATCCGGATCCGGGGGGCGTCCATCGAGTGCCGCCTGTGCGCCGAGGATCCCGACAATCATTTCCTCCCGTCCCCCGGACGCATCGACAGGCTTCGCGCGCCCGGCGGCCCGGGCGTGCGCGACGACAGCGGCGTCTACGAGGGGTACGTCATGCCGCCGCACTACGACTCGCTCTTCGCGAAGCTGATCGTCTGGGGAGAGACGCGCCTTGCGGCCATCGAGAGGATGCGGCGCGCGCTCGACGAGTACGTCGTCGAGGGGATCCCGACGACGCTCCCGTTCCACCGGCGCGTCATGAGCGACGCGCGATTCGTCGACGGCGATCTGCACACCCGGTTCATCGAGGGACTGAACGGCCGCTCCCCGCACGCCGGCTCGCAGGCGCCGGATCGCGCCCTCGACCTCGCGGCGATCGCGGTCGCGCTGGCGAAAGAGTCGGGCGCGCGGCGGATGTCGGCCGAGGCCGAGCGGAAGGGGCGCGGGCTCTCGAGCGGGTGGCGGCAGGCGGGAAGGCGGCGTCAGATGGACGATCGGCTGTGA